A DNA window from Enterobacter asburiae contains the following coding sequences:
- the ompA gene encoding porin OmpA → MKKTAIAIAVALAGFATVAQAAPKDNTWYAGGKLGWSQFHDTGWYNSSLNNDGPTHESQLGAGAFGGYQVNPYVGFEMGYDWLGRMPYKGDTINGAFKAQGVQLTAKLGYPITDDLDVYTRLGGMVWRADSSNNISGDNHDTGVSPVFAGGVEWAMTRDIATRLEYQWVNNIGDGNTVGVRPDNGMLSVGVSYRFGQQEEAAPVVAPAPAPAPEVQTKHFTLKSDVLFNFNKATLKPEGQQALDQLYTQLSNLDPKDGSVVVLGFTDRIGSDAYNQKLSEKRAQSVVDYLISKGIPANKISPRGMGESNPVTGNTCDNVKARAALIDCLAPDRRVEIEVKGIKDVVTQPAA, encoded by the coding sequence ATGAAAAAGACAGCTATCGCGATTGCAGTGGCACTGGCTGGCTTCGCTACCGTAGCGCAGGCCGCTCCGAAAGATAATACCTGGTATGCAGGTGGTAAACTGGGCTGGTCTCAGTTCCACGACACTGGCTGGTACAACAGCAGCCTGAACAATGATGGCCCAACTCACGAGAGCCAGCTTGGTGCAGGTGCGTTCGGTGGCTATCAGGTTAACCCGTATGTTGGTTTTGAAATGGGTTACGACTGGTTAGGTCGTATGCCATACAAAGGCGACACCATTAACGGCGCTTTCAAAGCACAGGGCGTTCAGCTGACCGCTAAACTGGGCTACCCAATCACTGACGATCTGGACGTGTACACCCGTCTGGGCGGCATGGTATGGCGCGCAGATTCCAGCAACAACATCTCTGGTGACAACCATGACACCGGTGTTTCCCCAGTATTCGCTGGTGGCGTTGAGTGGGCTATGACCCGTGACATCGCTACCCGTCTGGAATACCAGTGGGTTAACAACATCGGCGACGGCAACACCGTTGGTGTTCGTCCAGACAACGGCATGCTGAGCGTAGGTGTTTCCTACCGTTTCGGCCAGCAGGAAGAAGCAGCTCCAGTTGTTGCTCCAGCGCCGGCTCCAGCTCCAGAAGTACAGACCAAGCACTTCACTCTGAAGTCTGACGTTCTGTTCAACTTCAACAAAGCGACTCTGAAACCAGAAGGCCAGCAGGCACTGGATCAGCTGTACACCCAGCTGAGCAACCTGGATCCTAAAGACGGTTCCGTAGTGGTTCTGGGCTTCACCGACCGTATCGGTTCTGACGCTTACAACCAGAAACTGTCTGAGAAACGTGCTCAGTCTGTTGTTGATTACCTGATCTCTAAAGGTATCCCAGCTAACAAGATCTCCCCACGTGGTATGGGCGAATCTAACCCAGTTACTGGCAACACCTGTGACAACGTGAAAGCTCGCGCTGCACTGATCGACTGCCTGGCTCCAGATCGTCGCGTAGAGATCGAAGTTAAAGGCATCAAAGACGTTGTAACTCAGCCAGCGGCATAA